A region from the Chloroflexota bacterium genome encodes:
- a CDS encoding NADH:flavin oxidoreductase, translated as MSTSYPRIARLNTAEKFRAHIDHLNIHLPFDEELQPAPDGPLAQTFVLKTGRVIGNRFCTQPMEGWDGTVDGWPTENTHRRWANFGRSGAKLIWGGEAVAVRHDGRSNPNQLMISAGAHAGLNALRETLLEAHRATFSSVDDLVVGLQLTHSGRFARPNVKTRLEPIILYHHPVLDPLFDLDPALPVMTDNEIDGLIADFVRAAVLAADAGFDFVDIKHCHGYLGHEFLSAYERPGRYGGSLANRSRFLREIVAGIRRDAPDLMIGVRLSAFDFPPFRPGEQGAVPLWLDGQQGQYPFGFGGDDDDPLAINVDETVQFLRLVESLDIQLVNLSCCSPYYNPHFSRPAYFPPSDGYPPPEDPLLGVARQINNVADIKAHFPDLGLVGTGYSYLQEWLPNVAQYAVGHDRADFIGLGRMVLSYPEMPADVLAGRSLARKRICRTFSDCTTAPRNGLVSGCYPLDDFYKATPEAVQLKEIKAGT; from the coding sequence ATGAGCACCAGTTATCCCCGCATCGCCCGCCTCAATACAGCCGAGAAATTCCGGGCGCATATCGATCATCTGAACATCCACTTGCCCTTCGACGAGGAATTGCAGCCTGCGCCGGATGGCCCATTGGCCCAAACATTTGTGCTGAAGACCGGCCGGGTCATCGGCAACCGTTTCTGCACCCAGCCGATGGAGGGCTGGGATGGCACGGTGGATGGTTGGCCCACCGAAAACACCCATCGCCGGTGGGCCAACTTCGGCCGCAGCGGCGCCAAGTTGATCTGGGGAGGGGAGGCGGTGGCGGTCCGCCATGACGGGCGTTCCAACCCCAATCAGCTGATGATCAGCGCCGGGGCCCATGCCGGTCTTAATGCTCTGCGCGAGACCTTGCTGGAAGCGCATCGAGCCACATTTTCTTCGGTCGATGATCTGGTGGTTGGCCTGCAACTCACCCACTCGGGACGCTTTGCCCGGCCCAATGTCAAAACCCGCCTGGAGCCGATCATCCTTTACCACCATCCCGTGCTGGATCCCCTGTTCGACCTGGACCCGGCGTTGCCCGTTATGACAGACAACGAGATCGACGGCCTGATCGCTGATTTTGTGAGAGCAGCGGTTTTGGCAGCGGACGCCGGTTTCGATTTCGTCGATATCAAACATTGCCACGGTTATTTGGGACACGAGTTCCTCAGCGCCTACGAGCGCCCTGGTCGCTACGGCGGTAGCCTCGCTAACCGTAGCCGGTTTCTGCGGGAGATCGTGGCTGGCATCCGCCGGGATGCACCCGACCTGATGATCGGGGTGCGTCTCAGCGCCTTCGATTTCCCCCCCTTCCGTCCCGGGGAGCAGGGCGCGGTCCCGCTGTGGCTGGATGGTCAGCAGGGCCAGTATCCCTTTGGCTTTGGCGGCGACGACGATGATCCCCTGGCGATCAATGTGGATGAGACGGTGCAGTTCCTTCGCCTGGTGGAGTCGCTGGACATCCAGCTGGTCAATCTCTCATGCTGCAGTCCCTACTACAATCCGCACTTCAGCCGGCCAGCCTATTTTCCACCCTCCGATGGATACCCGCCTCCCGAGGACCCGCTGCTCGGCGTGGCCCGGCAGATCAACAACGTGGCTGACATCAAGGCCCACTTCCCCGATCTGGGGCTGGTGGGCACCGGCTACAGCTATCTGCAGGAGTGGCTGCCCAATGTGGCCCAGTACGCGGTGGGGCATGACAGGGCCGATTTCATCGGCCTGGGGCGCATGGTACTCTCCTATCCGGAGATGCCTGCAGATGTTCTGGCCGGCCGTAGCCTGGCCCGCAAGCGCATCTGCCGCACCTTCAGCGATTGTACCACAGCGCCGCGCAATGGCCTGGTCTCCGGTTGTTACCCACTGGACGATTTCTACAAGGCCACGCCGGAAGCTGTTCAGTTGAAGGAAATCAAGGCGGGGACGTAG
- a CDS encoding CoA-transferase: MQIISFKQAADLIHDGDTILIGGSGGGHAVPEALIAALEDRFLATATPRQITLLHPVGLGDMDSQGVGRLAHAGLLKHIITGALVNTPAIQRMTQDDTVEAYTLPQGALSQLMREMAAGRPGLVSHVGLHTFVDPRHGGGRQSPSAREDLVELVTLAGREWLFYKPIHVDVAFLRGTTADENGNITMEREAVFGEMLSMAQATRRAGGIVIAQVQRLAQRHSLHPKDVKVPGMLVDLVVVDPDQRQSYVTDYDPSFAGELRVPLEAIPTLPFDARKVIARRAATELFPGAICNLGAGVSTGIANVAAEEGFLDQIVLTNEQGLIGGAPASGVDAGAGMNYDAMIDQPYQFDFYDGGGLDLAFLSFAEVDGEGSVNVSRFGDRIIGVGGFQNIAQNAKTVIFSGTFTAGGLQIDWQDGQTVIHQEGRFPKFVDQLGQVSYNGGYAASLGQSVLFVTERAVFRRQAQGLVLMEIAPDVDLERDVLGQMGFAAIVSPDLKQMDRRLFLPEPMGYASDLLAKPRLNLPGRLKDAGLV, translated from the coding sequence GTGCAAATAATCTCTTTCAAGCAGGCCGCCGATCTCATCCACGATGGCGACACCATCCTGATCGGCGGGTCCGGGGGCGGGCACGCGGTGCCGGAGGCGCTGATTGCCGCGCTGGAAGATCGTTTCCTGGCAACGGCTACGCCCCGGCAGATCACCCTGCTGCACCCGGTTGGACTGGGCGACATGGACAGCCAGGGCGTGGGACGCCTTGCCCACGCCGGCCTGTTAAAACATATCATTACCGGGGCGTTGGTCAATACGCCTGCCATACAGAGGATGACCCAAGACGACACCGTTGAAGCCTATACCCTGCCCCAGGGAGCGCTCTCGCAACTGATGCGCGAGATGGCGGCTGGCAGACCGGGTCTCGTCTCGCACGTGGGGCTGCACACCTTTGTCGACCCTCGCCACGGCGGGGGCAGGCAAAGTCCCTCAGCCCGGGAGGACCTGGTTGAGCTGGTGACGCTGGCGGGGCGGGAATGGCTATTCTACAAGCCCATCCATGTAGACGTGGCCTTTCTTCGGGGGACCACCGCCGATGAGAATGGCAATATCACCATGGAGCGAGAGGCGGTGTTCGGTGAGATGCTTTCCATGGCGCAGGCCACGCGCCGGGCGGGCGGCATCGTGATTGCCCAGGTACAGCGGCTGGCTCAGCGTCACAGCCTGCATCCCAAAGATGTCAAGGTCCCCGGCATGTTGGTGGACCTGGTGGTGGTCGATCCCGATCAGCGCCAGAGCTATGTGACCGACTATGATCCCTCGTTTGCCGGTGAGCTGCGGGTGCCGCTGGAAGCGATCCCGACTCTGCCCTTCGATGCGCGCAAGGTTATCGCCCGGCGGGCTGCCACCGAGCTGTTCCCTGGCGCCATCTGCAATCTGGGCGCGGGTGTGTCCACAGGCATCGCCAACGTGGCTGCCGAGGAGGGTTTTCTCGACCAGATCGTGCTCACCAACGAGCAGGGCTTGATCGGCGGGGCGCCTGCTTCCGGTGTGGATGCCGGGGCTGGCATGAACTATGACGCGATGATCGACCAACCCTATCAGTTCGACTTTTACGATGGCGGCGGTCTTGATCTGGCGTTCCTTTCCTTCGCTGAGGTGGATGGTGAGGGCAGCGTCAATGTCAGTCGCTTTGGCGATCGCATCATCGGTGTCGGTGGCTTCCAGAATATCGCTCAGAACGCCAAAACGGTCATCTTCAGCGGTACCTTCACTGCCGGCGGGCTGCAGATCGATTGGCAGGATGGGCAAACGGTGATCCACCAGGAGGGCAGGTTTCCCAAGTTCGTTGACCAGCTTGGACAGGTGTCCTACAACGGTGGCTATGCTGCCAGCCTGGGGCAGAGCGTTTTATTCGTCACCGAACGGGCGGTGTTTCGGCGACAGGCGCAAGGCCTGGTATTGATGGAGATTGCACCAGACGTCGATCTGGAACGGGATGTTCTCGGTCAGATGGGATTCGCTGCCATCGTATCGCCCGACCTGAAGCAGATGGATCGCCGCCTGTTCCTACCGGAGCCGATGGGATATGCCAGCGATCTGCTGGCCAAGCCCCGGCTGAATCTTCCTGGCCGGTTGAAGGACGCCGGACTTGTTTAG
- a CDS encoding alcohol dehydrogenase catalytic domain-containing protein, producing the protein MTRTRPMAIVSEPGKLIVQEVPLPALGPGEVLILVKVVTICGSDLHVFKGKHPSVKLPVPVGHEIAGEIIGVGGAVTRVSLHDRVAVEPVLVCDSCLFCRQGDYHLCSNISFQYRQGQGGFTPYFVADQRWVHRLPDNVCYLEGALIEPLSVCVHAVRRADPVFGDQAAIFGDGPIGLFTLQVARLAGLSPVFLAGIQEPRLAKARALGATVVNSLQTDPVEFIRQQTGGLGVASTFEAVGIRQTLVQSLQALKKGGTAVLVGLFEQAEVSVPANIFVQQEIGLLGSQGYAWDFQRSLALVAERRVKLAEIVTHQFPLDEVQRAFDLLMAPDSPAIKVAVIVDG; encoded by the coding sequence ATGACCCGAACCCGACCGATGGCCATCGTCAGCGAGCCAGGGAAACTCATAGTTCAGGAGGTCCCGCTCCCTGCCCTGGGACCTGGCGAGGTTTTAATCCTGGTCAAGGTGGTGACCATCTGCGGCAGCGATCTCCACGTCTTCAAGGGCAAACATCCGTCGGTGAAGTTGCCGGTCCCTGTAGGGCACGAAATCGCCGGCGAGATCATCGGCGTGGGCGGTGCGGTGACGCGGGTATCCCTGCACGATCGGGTTGCCGTGGAGCCGGTACTTGTCTGTGATAGCTGTCTCTTCTGCCGCCAGGGTGATTATCACCTCTGCAGCAATATCAGCTTCCAATACCGGCAGGGGCAGGGTGGTTTCACCCCCTATTTCGTGGCCGACCAGCGTTGGGTGCATCGCTTGCCCGACAACGTCTGCTATCTGGAGGGTGCGCTGATCGAGCCGCTGTCGGTCTGTGTGCATGCGGTGCGCCGGGCAGATCCGGTTTTTGGCGATCAGGCCGCCATCTTCGGCGACGGCCCCATTGGGCTTTTTACGCTGCAAGTGGCGCGGTTGGCCGGCCTGTCTCCGGTTTTTCTGGCCGGAATCCAGGAACCCCGGCTGGCGAAGGCCCGGGCACTGGGGGCAACAGTGGTGAACAGCCTGCAGACCGATCCGGTCGAGTTTATCCGGCAGCAGACCGGCGGACTGGGTGTGGCGAGCACCTTCGAGGCTGTGGGTATCCGCCAGACGCTGGTGCAGTCGTTGCAGGCGCTGAAAAAGGGAGGCACGGCGGTGCTTGTGGGCTTGTTTGAGCAAGCTGAGGTGTCAGTCCCGGCCAATATCTTTGTTCAGCAGGAGATCGGCCTGCTGGGATCTCAGGGCTACGCCTGGGATTTCCAGCGATCGCTGGCGCTGGTGGCGGAGCGCCGGGTGAAGTTAGCCGAGATCGTTACCCACCAGTTTCCCCTGGACGAGGTGCAGCGGGCCTTTGACCTGTTGATGGCACCCGATTCTCCGGCGATCAAGGTCGCTGTCATTGTGGATGGGTGA
- a CDS encoding enoyl-CoA hydratase-related protein, with translation MSKSSKVSTEAERIEAFALSFPRPAVALAQIQSKPLGVLRFAVKRALQERLYQLEGDSDIRCLVLTGVDRAFSVGSDIRDFSQEVGWLLENDYIEAGLNAALENSRLPIIAALNGFSLGGGAVLALACDIRIAAESARIGFPEVNVGAFASGSGTQRLPRLVGRGRALDLLFTGRTISAEEALQYGLVEYVVPDDEFLPFVLDYAESIARLSGPVLAVTKRCVTVGLRDGFEAGLAAERQGRVETGRGADALEGRDAFLEKRSPLFNQS, from the coding sequence ATGTCAAAATCAAGCAAGGTATCCACTGAAGCGGAGAGAATTGAAGCGTTTGCCCTCTCTTTTCCGCGCCCGGCTGTGGCGCTGGCCCAGATCCAGTCGAAACCGCTGGGTGTTCTGCGCTTTGCCGTTAAAAGGGCGCTGCAAGAGCGGCTGTACCAGTTGGAGGGGGATTCCGATATCCGCTGCCTGGTGTTGACCGGGGTAGATAGAGCCTTTTCGGTCGGCTCCGACATCCGGGATTTCAGCCAGGAGGTCGGCTGGTTGCTGGAGAACGACTATATTGAAGCGGGCCTGAACGCAGCGCTCGAAAACTCCCGACTACCCATCATCGCCGCCCTGAACGGCTTCAGCCTGGGCGGTGGGGCTGTGTTGGCCCTGGCCTGTGACATTCGCATCGCCGCCGAGTCGGCCAGGATCGGTTTCCCCGAGGTCAATGTGGGCGCGTTTGCCTCTGGCAGTGGCACCCAGCGATTGCCACGGCTGGTGGGTCGCGGCCGGGCGCTGGACCTGTTGTTCACGGGGCGCACGATCTCTGCTGAGGAAGCGCTGCAGTACGGTCTGGTGGAATACGTAGTTCCCGACGATGAGTTTCTGCCCTTTGTTCTGGACTACGCTGAAAGCATCGCCCGGTTGTCAGGGCCGGTGCTCGCCGTCACCAAACGCTGCGTAACGGTGGGGCTGCGCGACGGTTTCGAGGCGGGCCTGGCTGCCGAGCGACAGGGGCGCGTCGAGACCGGACGGGGAGCCGATGCTCTGGAAGGACGAGATGCCTTTCTCGAGAAGCGCTCTCCTCTCTTCAACCAATCATGA
- a CDS encoding fumarylacetoacetate hydrolase family protein, with translation MMVFDGFATPGKIICVGMNYPTPGRPSVAMPYPVLFLKASSTVIAPGMPIQLPRASQKVFSEGEVAVVIGKQGKHIARDRVWQHIAGLTIANDVGAQELEGRTSQWQTGKLPDTFLPLGPRLVPLAEIPDPANLEIRLTINDRLALQGNSSAMIFDIPALVSYISGLATLFPGDVLVTGSPKGIGDQPAPRSIIRPGDTVSITITGLGTLTNPVVLEAT, from the coding sequence ATGATGGTATTCGACGGCTTTGCCACCCCGGGCAAGATCATCTGTGTTGGCATGAACTATCCGACTCCGGGCAGGCCCTCCGTTGCCATGCCCTATCCTGTGCTCTTTCTCAAAGCCAGCAGCACTGTGATCGCTCCTGGAATGCCCATCCAACTGCCGCGCGCCAGCCAGAAGGTGTTCAGTGAGGGGGAAGTAGCGGTCGTGATCGGCAAACAGGGCAAACACATTGCCAGGGATCGGGTCTGGCAGCACATCGCCGGCTTGACCATTGCCAACGACGTGGGCGCGCAGGAGCTGGAAGGGCGCACCTCACAATGGCAGACGGGCAAGCTGCCCGACACCTTTCTGCCGCTCGGTCCCCGTCTGGTGCCGCTGGCAGAGATCCCCGATCCCGCCAATCTGGAAATCCGGCTGACGATCAACGACCGGCTGGCGCTTCAGGGAAACAGCAGCGCCATGATATTCGATATCCCTGCGCTGGTGAGCTACATCTCGGGCCTGGCGACTCTCTTTCCTGGCGATGTATTGGTCACCGGTAGCCCCAAGGGCATAGGCGACCAGCCTGCGCCTCGATCAATCATCCGGCCCGGCGACACCGTATCGATTACGATCACAGGGTTGGGTACCCTCACCAACCCTGTGGTTCTGGAGGCAACATGA